TCCGCGGCGAATGAGTTGCCATTCTTTTTCTTGCGCAGAAAATGGTTCGAGTTTTCTTTTTTCTACAATCGGAATATATGCTTCGAGAAAACTGTTTCCCACATCTTGAACAAATGAGAACGTTTTTTCAATATCATCTTTTACATAATCGAAAAATATTCCACCAATCCCGCGCGCTTCATTTCGGTGTTTGAGAAAAAAATATTCATCGCACCATTGTTTGAAAAGCGGATAAAAAGTTTTATCGTGTTTATCGCAGACATTTTTTAAAACAGAATGAAAATGTTTTGCATCGTCTTCAAACAAATAATACGGTGTTAAATCCATTCCTCCGCCAAACCACGATTCACCGCTTTCAAGTTGAAGAAATCGAACGTTCATATGCGTTGTCGGAATCATTGGCGAATAGGGATGAATAACAAGCGAAACTCCAGTTGCAAAAATTTTCTGCGGAGTTACATTCAATTTCTTCGCAAGCGGTTCCGATAGGGAAGAAGTAATCGCAGAAAAATTTACACCTGCTTTTTCAAACATATTTCCATTTTCCAAAATACGCGTTTTTCCTCCTCCATTTTCACTATGTTGCCAAACATCTTCAAGGAATATCTCTTTGCTATCAACTTCTTCTAATTTTTTACAAATCGTTTCTTGAAGTTGCTCGAAGTATGATTGTGCTTTTTCTTTCATATCAACTATTCGCAC
This region of Ignavibacteria bacterium genomic DNA includes:
- the hemF gene encoding oxygen-dependent coproporphyrinogen oxidase gives rise to the protein MKEKAQSYFEQLQETICKKLEEVDSKEIFLEDVWQHSENGGGKTRILENGNMFEKAGVNFSAITSSLSEPLAKKLNVTPQKIFATGVSLVIHPYSPMIPTTHMNVRFLQLESGESWFGGGMDLTPYYLFEDDAKHFHSVLKNVCDKHDKTFYPLFKQWCDEYFFLKHRNEARGIGGIFFDYVKDDIEKTFSFVQDVGNSFLEAYIPIVEKRKLEPFSAQEKEWQLIRRGRYVEFNLVYDRGTLFGLETNGRTESILMSLPPEVKWKYNVAPKENSREEKLLHVLQHPKEWV